Genomic segment of Leuconostoc mesenteroides subsp. mesenteroides:
CAAATAGTAATGGCTCTATTCCTGATGTAGAGTTTTAATCTACGCATATATTATCTCATGCTTCTTGTTCGAATGAAAGAAATGAGAACAAAAATATGAAATCTACAATTTGTAAACAAGACTTGGTTCAATTAGGGTATAAAGAACATACGGCCCGTAGTTTGATTTGCCAAGCCAAAGCTATTATGGTACAACAGGGTTATCCGTTTTACAACAATCGACGTCTGGGACGTGTCCCGACAAAAATTGTTGAGTCAATTATTGGCACAAAACTTTATTTAAATAGTGGAGTGATTAATAATGATGAATAAAATGCAAGAAACTACAAAATATAGTGGAGTCTTTAAAGATTTGAAAAGTGGAATGTATTTCTACCAAACAGAACTTGGAATTGACCGAATAACTGGTAGAAGGGTGAGAAAGAAGTCACGTAAAGATTTAACAGGGCGCCCATTTAAAACGGCTATATCTGCAAACAAAGAACTAACACGGGTTAAGAGAGAGTATTACCAAGCTAACAGCTATGCTAATTATCAAATGACGTATCGTGAGTTTTTAGAACAAATATATATTCCTGCATATAGAACGGAAGTTGAAACAAGCACATTTTTAGTTCGTAGAGGGGCGTTAATGAAATTTTGTGAACGTTTTGGCGCTAAACAACTACGAAATATTAATATTGAAGATGTTCAAAATTATCGTACGTACTTATTAACTGATAGGGATGTGGGCGGCGCAGGATATTCGCAAGCGTATGCCAGTTTGATATTTGGAATGTTTCGAAAAACTTTAGATAAAGCAGTTGCTCTGAGATACTTAGAATATAATGTTTCTAAGCGAATTGATGCCATTCCAAAGTCAAAAGCTATTGTTCCTTACTGGACTGCTAACGAATTTGAGAAAGTTATTAAACAAATTTATGTTGGTGATTTTTTAGAAAATCTTTATTTCGTTATGTTATGGGTTTACTTTATGACAGGCGTACGTGTTAATGAAGGTATGGCACTTTACTGGGGCGACGTTGATTTAGACAAGAAGTTTATGCGAGTACATCACATGCTGTTTTTACAATCCCGTAGAAATTGGACACGTAAAAATTATACTAAGACCACAGGTGGAAAACGTACTATTTCTTTAGATGATACAACGATTGACATTCTTAGAAAATGGCGAAGAAGACAAACACAAGTGGGGCTTGGTAAAGACCATAATTTCATTTTCACTTATGATGGCTTGCCTATGATTAAATCAACCTTATCTCGTGTCATCCAACGATACGCAAAAGCTGCAGGTGTGCATTCTATTCAAGGGAAGGGCTTGCGTCATAGTCACGCTTCATACCTCATTAATGAGTTTAATGTTTCAGTTCTAGTTTTATCTAAGCGTCTTGGGCACAGTGGCCCAGATATTACTTTAAAAAACTATGCACATATGTGGGTAGGTGCTGACAGTGCTATCGTAGAGCAAATGAATGGAAATATCAAAGTAAACACTGCTGAAAAGACTTTAGTAAAGTTTCATGGAAATCAATCTATAATTGGTTTGGGTAAACTTGATTCCCCACCAACCTCCCCACCAAAGCAGTGAATAGATGATTAATTTGCTGATATATCAGTGCTTTCATAGATGGTTTACCTATTGAGTGGGAATAGACTTCAATTAAAAATAAACCTCTTTTGAGGTTTATTTTTTTTCGACAAATTAGCTATCTTGATTTAATTAATATTACGTCCAGAAGGACTTTTTATTTCAAAAAATTATTGCGGTTTTCCCAGAGATATGAAATTGCTAAGATAAGCAATCCTAAGTTAGAAGCAATAATAGCAAAAGTTGGCTGGCTCATAATCCAACTAATCAAAGATGCAAACATAAGTATGAGTGAAATCATTAAAACAAAAACAGATACTTTTTTCATAAAACATTCTCCCTAATTTTGATTGCTTAAAAATAAATGTAAAACATCGGATACAACTACTACCGTTCATGTTATCACAGCAATTATTTTTATTCAAATAGCCCGCTTTTGTAAACAAAGCGGGCTATTATTTGGCCTAGTAAAATTAATTTTTATAGTGATGGAATAAATATGAAGCACAGATAGATGAGCACAATAATTTGTACTACAATGCCAACAACAGTGGTGATGATTATATAACGATTGTGAAGAATCAATCCAGCGATTAAAAATGATGTTAATAGCAGGGTTAGAATAAGTAATAATGAAAAGGGCACTATCATATTCTCCGATGTTTTTGCTATTGCTATTTTATCACAAATAAGCTGAGAAAAATCCAACGGAATATGGATTTTTATACAGTTACTGAGTCTGAATTGGTAGATAATTTAGGTGAACATAAAGAAACGAAAAAAGCAAAACAGTATAGTTTGAATAGCAATACCAAACGAGGTGATCATGATTGTTCCGCGGCTATGAATTATAATTCCAACGAATAAAAAAGTCATTAAACAGAGTGTTACGAATAAAATAAAAATATAGAGAAAAATAATTGTCATGATGACTCCTTATTAAGCTTAGTAAAAATTATATCAAATTCTGTAAAGAGCGTACACAATCGATTTTGAAAATAAATTCTGATATAGACAGACCATCCACAAAAATGAGTGAATGGCATGTGACGTGAAGATATAATTCGATTATTAACGAGGATTAACTATAAATTAAATGACTAATTGCTTTTCTATGATGAAAGAGCAGGTGTTAAGTATACAAAGGGACTTACTGTGCGTTATTTACAAGCGCTTACATTTGAGTTATACTGGACTTGTAACATCAAATAAAGTTCAAGGAGGACATTATATGTCAGTTGAAGAAAAGTTTGATAATGCTAAGGACAAGGTTGCTGGTAAAGCAAAAGAAGTTGAAGGCAAAGTTACCGGTGACAAGAGTCGTGAAGCACAAGGTAAGGCACAGGGACTTTTTGGTAAGGCAAAAGATAAATTATCTGATGCTGCCGAAGCCGTTAAGGATTCTGCTGAAGATGCAGTTGATGCTGTCAAAGATGGTGTTGAAAAGTTGAAAAAATAGTCAGTAAAACCGTCCGACTACATCCTTAGTTGGACGGTTTTTGAGTGATTTATAACACGAGCAGTTACAATGCTTAACCTAATTATGGTTAAGTTCTTTTTTATGGTAAAATAAAAAATATATATTTTACAGAAAATATTGAGAGTTGCGATGACAATTAATTATCCAGTCGGTACTCATCATTTCAAGACGTTAAAAAATAACACATTGCGTACCGGTAAAACAACTAAAAAAGTATTATTTGGTAAGCGAGGTATGGGGCTGGAAGATGAAATTAATCTTGCAAATGACTATTACCTTGCTAATCGTTTGGCAGTAGTTCATAAAAAACCTACACCAATAACTATCGTAAAAGTTGACTATCCTGTTCGCTCTGCTGCCAAAATTACAGAAGCTTATTTTAAACAAGCTTCTACAACTGATTACAATGGTGTTTATCAAGGAAAGTATATTGACTTTGATGCAAAGGAAACAAAAAATAAAACGTCATTCCCTTTGAAAAATTTTCATGAACATCAAATTTCTCATTTAGCAAGTATTTTGTCCCAAGGTGGCGTTGGGTTTGTTATTATCAAATTTACGAGTTTAAATGAGAATTATGTCTATCCTGCTAGCGAATTAATACAACAGTGGCAACATTTGAATGGCAAACAATCAATTTCTTATCAAGAAATAGTTGATAAGAGTTTTGTTGTGCCTGAAAGTTTAAATCCGAGTTTGGATTATCTTACAGCTGTGGATAAAATGCTTGAAGCATTACATTAAATTTTAGGAGTTTTCAATAGTATGGCAAATGACAAAGCGAATCAATGGTCGCGTGTAAATCGTAATCACAAAATGTACGACCAATATCCTGCACAAGAACCACCACGTCCACCAAAACCAAATGATCCAAAGGGCAGTGGACCCAGAAAGCCAAGAAAAACTAAAAAGAAACGTCGTTGGATATTAGCCATATTTTTGTGGCTATTTACTCTTGGTTTGATTGCTGTGTTAGCGGGAACAGCAGTATTCTTCACTTATGCAAATGATGCGCCTAATATTACAGAGTCAGATTTAGCTTCGGAAAACTCCACACAACTCTTAGATTCTAAGGGAAACGTCTTTTGGAGTATGGCTACTCAGGATCGTGATTATGCTAATTCTAACGAGATACCCAAACAATTGAAACAAGCTGTGGTTTCTATTGAAGATCGACGTTTTTACAAACATCAGGGTGTAGACCCAATACGTATTGCCGGAGCTGCAATTTCAAACATCAAGGGTTCCTCTTTAGGGATGCAAGGCGGATCTACTCTGACTCAACAATTAGTTAAACTGTCTGTCTTTAGTACATCAACGGCTGACCAAACATTTAAACGTAAGGCGCAAGAGGCATGGTTAGCTTTACGTGTGGAAAAGAATTTTAATAAAAATCAAATTTTGACTTTTTACATGAACAAAGTTTACATGGGCCACGGCGTTTACGGAATGAAAACAGCTTCAGAATACTTTTATGGTAAAGCGTTAACTGATCTTTCCTTGCCGCAATTAGCCTTGCTTGCTGGTATGCCACAATCACCAACTTACTATGATCCTTATTTAGAGGACGCCACGGCTGCAAAGGAACGTCGTGACACAGTTTTGAAAGCTATGGTTACCTATGGTGCGATTACATCAAATCAAGCAACAGAAGCCATGAAAGTACCTGTCAACGATGGTTTACAAGATTTAAATGCTAAAACAGAGGCGGCTAACAGCACTCGTCAAATTACTGATGGTTACGCTTCATCAGTAATAGCGGAAGCTAAAAAACTCGGTTATGATACAACAAAAGCTGGTTTGAAAATCTATACTAATATGGATTCTAATTTGCAACAATCACTTTATGATAATGCTAATGATGGTTCTGTTGCTTTCACTAGTGATGAATTACAAATCGGTGCGACAATGACAGA
This window contains:
- a CDS encoding DUF3173 domain-containing protein, whose amino-acid sequence is MKSTICKQDLVQLGYKEHTARSLICQAKAIMVQQGYPFYNNRRLGRVPTKIVESIIGTKLYLNSGVINNDE
- a CDS encoding tyrosine-type recombinase/integrase — its product is MNKMQETTKYSGVFKDLKSGMYFYQTELGIDRITGRRVRKKSRKDLTGRPFKTAISANKELTRVKREYYQANSYANYQMTYREFLEQIYIPAYRTEVETSTFLVRRGALMKFCERFGAKQLRNINIEDVQNYRTYLLTDRDVGGAGYSQAYASLIFGMFRKTLDKAVALRYLEYNVSKRIDAIPKSKAIVPYWTANEFEKVIKQIYVGDFLENLYFVMLWVYFMTGVRVNEGMALYWGDVDLDKKFMRVHHMLFLQSRRNWTRKNYTKTTGGKRTISLDDTTIDILRKWRRRQTQVGLGKDHNFIFTYDGLPMIKSTLSRVIQRYAKAAGVHSIQGKGLRHSHASYLINEFNVSVLVLSKRLGHSGPDITLKNYAHMWVGADSAIVEQMNGNIKVNTAEKTLVKFHGNQSIIGLGKLDSPPTSPPKQ
- a CDS encoding CsbD family protein; protein product: MSVEEKFDNAKDKVAGKAKEVEGKVTGDKSREAQGKAQGLFGKAKDKLSDAAEAVKDSAEDAVDAVKDGVEKLKK
- the recU gene encoding Holliday junction resolvase RecU, which codes for MTINYPVGTHHFKTLKNNTLRTGKTTKKVLFGKRGMGLEDEINLANDYYLANRLAVVHKKPTPITIVKVDYPVRSAAKITEAYFKQASTTDYNGVYQGKYIDFDAKETKNKTSFPLKNFHEHQISHLASILSQGGVGFVIIKFTSLNENYVYPASELIQQWQHLNGKQSISYQEIVDKSFVVPESLNPSLDYLTAVDKMLEALH
- a CDS encoding carboxypeptidase, whose amino-acid sequence is MANDKANQWSRVNRNHKMYDQYPAQEPPRPPKPNDPKGSGPRKPRKTKKKRRWILAIFLWLFTLGLIAVLAGTAVFFTYANDAPNITESDLASENSTQLLDSKGNVFWSMATQDRDYANSNEIPKQLKQAVVSIEDRRFYKHQGVDPIRIAGAAISNIKGSSLGMQGGSTLTQQLVKLSVFSTSTADQTFKRKAQEAWLALRVEKNFNKNQILTFYMNKVYMGHGVYGMKTASEYFYGKALTDLSLPQLALLAGMPQSPTYYDPYLEDATAAKERRDTVLKAMVTYGAITSNQATEAMKVPVNDGLQDLNAKTEAANSTRQITDGYASSVIAEAKKLGYDTTKAGLKIYTNMDSNLQQSLYDNANDGSVAFTSDELQIGATMTDPNNGHVIAQIGGRNVNTLQALNRATSQNRSSGSSIKPLLDYGPAIEYLNWPTYRTVEDKKYKYNGTNINVYNWDKKYMGNITMRTALTQSRNVPAIKTLEEVGGSNAEKFVNGLGIMTNSTPGGSMAIGIDLSTEQEAAAFGAVANGGVYYKPTYISKIVTADGTTHNYTSNGTRAMKSSTAFMLTDMMKGVIKPNATAADAEIPGLYQAGKSGLVAYADDAGMPDKAISDAWFTGYTKSYALSVWTGFDVPSKNYIPWTEQDLPAQYYAKVMAYAMQNKSNVDWTVPDTVNAKVKGNIVEYEVKDASWSNGGLPSVNSIAQSGETPSEAGISANSASTGSTTGNN